The nucleotide window TATTCATTCGATACTCTTCTGTTTCGTGCTTGCTCTTCCGACTCGGCCGATTTCGTCGGCATTTTCTTCTTGGGACTTGACGTGCTGCCCACCTAGATacttttccctcttcacaTACATTTCTCTCTGTACTTTTGTGAGAAAGCGCGTAAGGGCTTTTTGTCTTCTCATTCCGCACCTTACAGCGGCAGGATAATGCGCAGAAGCGCTCTGGCCTacgtgctgcgcagcagcatcccGCTCCTCGCAACTCCCGCTTTCCTAGAGTATGTAAAGCACATGCGCAACATTGGTATCAGTGCTCACATTGATAGCGGCAAAACAACGCTGAGCGAGCGCATTCTCTTCTACTCCGGTCGCATCGGAAAGATCCACGAGGTGAAAGGCGGCACCGAAGTCGGCGCCACAATGGACTCCATGGAGCTAGAGAAGGAGCGCGGCATCACTATTCGCTCCGCTGCGACGCAGTGTCGctggaagagcagcaccatcaACATCATCGATACCCCCGGTCATGTCGACTTCACCATCGAAGTGGAGCGCGCCCTTCGcgtgctggacggcgctATCCTGCTCATGTGCGCCGTTGGCGGTGTGCAGAGCCAGACGCTGACGGTGGATCGTCAGATGAAGAGGTACGGGGTACCGCGCATCTGCTTCATTAACAAGCTTGATCGCGACAACGCGAACCCACAACGGGCACTAAAGCAAGCGCAGGAGCGTCTGGGCATCAACGCCTTCTTTATCCAGCTGAACATGGGCATTGCACAGGACTTTGAAGGCGTCGTCGACCTCATCGATGAGAAGGCCATTTATTTTGACGGCCCTTTTGGTGAGACCATCCGTTACGAGCCGGTGCCGAGCTACCTCAAGGAGGACGTGAACGCCGCACGCAAGGAGCTCGTGAGCCGCCTAGCCGAGTGCGACGAGGAAATGGAGTCTATCTTTCTCAATGACCAGGAGCCGACAGCTGCGCAGATCCATGCTGCCATTCGCCGCGCTACCATCGCCAATAAGTTTGTGCCCGTGATGGTCGGTTCGGCATACCGGAACAAaggcgtgcagctgctcctggaCGCGGTGGAGCGCTACCTGCCGTCACCAGAGGAGCGCCACAACTCCGGCTATCGGGTGAAGCGTGTCAAGGACGAGGACGGTAACGTGTCGAACGTGAAGGAtggcgaggtggcgctgctgacggaTGACGAGAAGCCGCTGGTGGCTCTCGTTTTCAAGATCGAGGAAACAAAGAAGTCGGGGCTGTCCAACTACGTGCGAGTGTACCAGGGGAAGATGCGGAAGGAACACTTGATGAATATCCGCACCGGCAAGAACTTCTTGCCGCCAAAGCTTGTGCGCATGCATGCGGATAGCGCCGAGGTTGTGGACGAGGTACGCGCTGGTGACATTTGTGCCATTCAGGGTGAGGTGGACGCGTCCTCAGGTGACACTCTAATGAAGGCCGGACCGCAGTCTGGATCGCAGCTTTTTTCGTGCGAGGACATGTACGTCCCGCCGCGCGTCATCTCGGCCTCACTCAGGACGAAGGATGACAAGGAGCATTCCAGGGTACGGGAGCGTATGCTCGCCTTCATGCGAGAAGACCCCACATTTGTGTACTACCGCAACTCAGAGACGAACGAGGACATTGTAGAGGGCATGGGTGAGCTGCACCTTGACATTTATGTCGAGCGGCTGAAGCGAGAATACGGACTGCAGGTGGAACTCGGCAAACCAACGGTCAACTACCGCGAGATTATCACGAAGCGGCAGGAGTTCGACTTTGTCTTCAAGCGGCAAAGCGGAGGTGCGGGCCAGTGGGCGCATCTGAAGGGCTACGTCGAGCCGCTGCCAATCGATATGTCGGTCGAGAAGGGCGTCAAGAACAAAGCGACGACACGCTGCTCGAACGGTGACATCCGTGAGTCGCTGCAGAAGACGGTGgtgaagcagctggagcgcaAGATTTTCGTGAAGGGTGAGCTGATGCACGCACCTGTTTGGGGGGTGCACTTCCACTTGAGCGGTGGCGCCATGCACGAGGTGGACTCGAACGATCAGGCCTTCAAGAACGCGACACAGGAGCTGtgggagacgctgctgccgaagcTGAAGCCGACACTTGTGGAGCCATTCATGGATGTTGAGATGACAGTGCCTGCGACGAACATGACTGATGTGGCGACCGAGTTCTCAAAGCGAGAGGGTGTGGTGACCGAGACCACTGTAAATGGTCCTGATGCAGTGATCCGTGGGGAAACGGCACTGGACACCATGTTCGGCTTTATTTCTGACCTTCGACGACTCACGAAGGGTCAGGGTGACTTTAGCATGCAGTTTAAGGAATATCGGCCGATGCAGCAGTACAAGGCGCAAATGCGAATGGATGAGCGCAATAGTGATCTTGGTCGCAAGTCTTTCAAGCTTCCGGACTAAGgtgc belongs to Leishmania braziliensis MHOM/BR/75/M2904 complete genome, chromosome 36 and includes:
- a CDS encoding putative Mitochondrial elongation factor G, which encodes MRRSALAYVLRSSIPLLATPAFLEYVKHMRNIGISAHIDSGKTTLSERILFYSGRIGKIHEVKGGTEVGATMDSMELEKERGITIRSAATQCRWKSSTINIIDTPGHVDFTIEVERALRVLDGAILLMCAVGGVQSQTLTVDRQMKRYGVPRICFINKLDRDNANPQRALKQAQERLGINAFFIQLNMGIAQDFEGVVDLIDEKAIYFDGPFGETIRYEPVPSYLKEDVNAARKELVSRLAECDEEMESIFLNDQEPTAAQIHAAIRRATIANKFVPVMVGSAYRNKGVQLLLDAVERYLPSPEERHNSGYRVKRVKDEDGNVSNVKDGEVALLTDDEKPLVALVFKIEETKKSGLSNYVRVYQGKMRKEHLMNIRTGKNFLPPKLVRMHADSAEVVDEVRAGDICAIQGEVDASSGDTLMKAGPQSGSQLFSCEDMYVPPRVISASLRTKDDKEHSRVRERMLAFMREDPTFVYYRNSETNEDIVEGMGELHLDIYVERLKREYGLQVELGKPTVNYREIITKRQEFDFVFKRQSGGAGQWAHLKGYVEPLPIDMSVEKGVKNKATTRCSNGDIRESLQKTVVKQLERKIFVKGELMHAPVWGVHFHLSGGAMHEVDSNDQAFKNATQELWETLLPKLKPTLVEPFMDVEMTVPATNMTDVATEFSKREGVVTETTVNGPDAVIRGETALDTMFGFISDLRRLTKGQGDFSMQFKEYRPMQQYKAQMRMDERNSDLGRKSFKLPD